A genome region from Nocardia sp. NBC_01730 includes the following:
- a CDS encoding ROK family transcriptional regulator: protein MLVTTSTPSSPTSPGHVLALLRAAGPLTRLELQERVGLSRVTLVERLDVLRSLGLVRQAGHRESSGGRRAEVLEVNDTGRTALVADLGQSHATLAVVDLRGTVFAREDHRLPMRHSPREIVPVLLDAGRKLLRRTGRADTLCAMALSVPGQIDHERGVTVAPPTMPDWNGAPLREPFAAALGVPVLLENDANALALGDFCALGRPDATLVGVKVGTGIGAGVVISGRVHRGKSGSAGEIGHMRIEGSQQQCSCGRRGCVAASASGQALTRDLQPLGVRTVADVVRLVDDGRPDAIRATEKAGRLVGTVVATMVSIVDPTYVRVGGAVGVLPPFLEGLRRTVEANAHSSALRNLDIGPSQLGENGAFVGLAGLVADEMLSPETVDAMVAAR, encoded by the coding sequence ATGCTCGTGACCACATCGACGCCCTCGAGCCCCACCTCTCCGGGACACGTGCTCGCCCTACTGCGCGCGGCGGGCCCACTGACGCGGCTCGAGCTGCAGGAACGGGTAGGGCTGTCGAGGGTGACTTTGGTTGAGCGGCTGGATGTTCTGCGCAGTCTCGGGCTCGTCCGCCAAGCCGGGCACCGGGAGTCGAGTGGCGGCAGACGCGCCGAAGTGCTCGAGGTCAACGACACCGGCCGCACCGCGCTCGTCGCCGACCTCGGGCAGAGTCACGCGACGCTCGCGGTGGTCGACCTGCGTGGGACGGTGTTCGCGCGTGAGGACCACCGGCTGCCCATGCGGCACAGCCCGCGCGAGATCGTGCCGGTGCTGCTCGACGCCGGTCGGAAACTGTTGCGGCGAACCGGGCGTGCCGACACCCTGTGTGCTATGGCGCTGTCGGTCCCAGGGCAGATCGACCATGAGCGCGGGGTCACCGTGGCACCACCGACCATGCCGGACTGGAACGGCGCACCGCTGCGCGAGCCGTTCGCCGCCGCGCTCGGCGTGCCTGTCCTGCTGGAGAACGACGCGAACGCGTTGGCACTTGGCGACTTCTGTGCGTTGGGCCGTCCCGACGCGACACTCGTCGGGGTCAAGGTGGGGACCGGAATCGGTGCGGGCGTGGTGATCTCGGGACGTGTTCACCGCGGCAAGAGCGGCTCCGCGGGCGAGATCGGGCACATGCGGATCGAGGGCAGCCAACAGCAGTGCAGCTGTGGCCGCCGCGGATGTGTCGCGGCCAGTGCCAGCGGGCAGGCGCTGACTCGCGACCTGCAACCCCTCGGGGTGCGCACGGTGGCCGATGTCGTCCGCCTGGTCGATGATGGCAGACCCGACGCGATCCGGGCGACGGAGAAGGCCGGGCGACTCGTCGGGACTGTGGTCGCGACGATGGTGTCGATCGTTGATCCGACATACGTCCGCGTGGGGGGAGCGGTGGGCGTGCTGCCACCGTTTCTCGAGGGGCTGCGGCGTACCGTCGAGGCGAACGCTCACTCGAGTGCACTGCGCAACCTCGACATCGGCCCGTCGCAGCTGGGGGAGAACGGCGCGTTCGTGGGATTGGCGGGCTTGGTGGCCGACGAGATGTTGTCCCCAGAGACGGTGGACGCGATGGTCGCCGCGCGGTAG